The DNA window CTGCCCATCTCGGGTTTCAAAGGGACAGAATGTCTGCCCATCTCGGGTTTCAAAGGGACAGAATGTCTGCCCATCTCGGGTTTCAAAGGGACAGAATGTCTGCCCATCTCGGGTTTCAAAGGGACAGAATGTCTGCCCATCTCGGGTTTCAAAGGGACAGAATGTCTGCCCATCTCGGGTTTCAAAGGGACAGAATGTCTGCCCATCTCGGGTTTCAAAGGGACAGAATGTCTGCCCATCTCGGGTTTCAAAGGGACAGAATGTCTGCCCATCTCAGGTTTCAAAGGGACACCAACAGGGGTTCTGTTGTCAGGTTGCACATTCCAGAGAGCAGAATGACAACATGcagtgaaagagggagggagggaggtgtgtgcacgtttaggtgtgtgtgtgtgtgtgtgtgatgttacatcatcaggaggaGCTCTGGCAGTGTATAAAGGTTAGCGACTGTATAGAGGAATGTCAGACCCACAGAGAATTCACCTGCAGAGAACAGAGCAGACCTGACTGACTCACCTGCTGAGAGGACGGGAAGAAGAAGGGAATCATTTGCTCAGTCAGTCTTtcaatcagtcagttagtagagtGGGATACTCAGTGAGTCGATTGTACATCAGTGATTCAGTGATTCAGTGAATCGGATCCTGTATGTGCTGTAGGTCAGATATTTGGCAGGTCATTTGAATCAGGTGATTCAAACAGAGATTGAACGAACCAGGTGACCAGGTGATCCAGTCGAAGCAGATAGCAGTTGACCCAGTCGAAGCAGGCACCAGTTGATCCAGTATAAATATGCCCAGTTTGTCCAGTGTGGTCCAGTTCTCTCTGCTGCTGGTCCTCCTTCTGGCTGTTATGGGTCAGGACTGTGCTACTTCCCAGGTCCAGAGTGAGGCCCGGTCCAGGGTGTGTGTGAAGGACAAGGTCTCTGACTGTGTGGACCTGACCAAAATGCAGGAGCTGATCCAGGAAGTACAGAAAGACTTCGTAAGTTCCGACCAACGTAGTTACACATGCTgtcttcatcagtagactactgtatatctctctatatatactgtcttcatcagtagactactgtagtatatctctatatatactgtcttcatcagtagactactatatatctctatatatactgtcttcatcagtagacatttacatttacatttaagtcatttagcagacgctcttatccagactactgtatatctctctatatatactgtcttcatcagtagactactgtagtatatctctctatatactgtcttcatcagtagactactgtagtatatctctctatatactgtcttcatcagtagactactgtagtatatctctatatatactgtcttcatcagtagactactgtagtatatctctctatatactgtcttcatcagtagactactgtagtatatctctatatatactgtcttcatcagtagactactgtagtatatctctctatatactgtcttcatcagtagactactgtagtatatctctatatatactgtcttCATCAGTAGACTGCTGtagtatatctctatatatactgtcttcatcagtagactactgtagtatatctctatatgtactgtcttcatcagtagactactgtatatctctctatatatactgtcttcatcagtagactactgtagtatatctctatatgtatatatacactgtcttcatcagtagactactgtatatctctatatatatactgtcttcatcagtagactactgtagtatatctctatatatactgtcttcatcagtagactactgtagtatatctctatatgtactgtcttcatcagtagactactgtagtatatctctctatatactgtcttcatcagtagactactgtatgtctctctatatactgtcttcatcagtagactactgtatatatctctatatgtatatatacactgtcttcatcagtagactactgtatatctctatatatatactgtcttcatcagtagactactgtatatctctatatatatactgtcttcatcagtagactactgtatatctctatatatactgtcttcatcagtagactactgtagtatatctctatatatactgtcttcatcagtagactactatatatctctatatatgctgtcttcatcagtagactactgtagtatatctctatatatactgtcttCGTCAGTAGACtactatatatctctatatatactgtcttcatcagtagactactgtagtatatctctatatatactgtcttcatcagtagactactgtagtatatctctatatatactgtcttcatcagtagactactatatatctctatatgtactgtcttcatcagtaaactactgtatatctctctatatgtactgtcttcatcagtagactactgtatatatctgtatatatGCTGTCTTCATCAGCACACTACTGTagtatctctctatatatactgtcttcatcagtagactactatatatctctatatatactgtcttcatcagtagactactgtagtatatctctatatatactgtcttcatcagtagactactgtagtatatctctatatatactgtcttcatcagtagactactgtagtatatctctatatatactgtcttcatcagtagactactatatatctctatatgtactgtcttcatcagtaaactactgtatatctctctatatgtacTGTCTTCATCAGCAGACTACTGtagtatatctctatatatactgtcttcatcagtagactactgtagtatatctctatatatactgtcttcatcagtagactactgtatatctctctctatatatactgtcttcatcagtagactaccatagtatatctctatatatatactgtcttcatcagtagactgctgtatctatctctatatagagttgaagtgggaagtttacatacaccttagccaaatacatttaaactcagtttttcacaattcctgacatttaatctgtgTCAAAAgtttcctgttttaggtcagttaggatcaccactttattttaagaatgtgaaatgtcagaataatagttgagagaattatttatttcagcttttatttctttcatcacattcccagtgggtcagaagtttacatacactcaattagtatgtggtagcattgcctttaaagtgtttaacttgggtcaaacatttcgggtagccttccacaagctccccacaataatttgggtgaattttgtcccattcctcctggtgtaactgagtccggttggttggcctccttgctcgacatgctttttcagttctgcccacaaattttctacaggattgaggtcggggctttttgatggccactccaataccttgactttgttgtccttaagccattttgccagaactttggaagtatgcttgggtcaatttgtaagtcgctctggataagagcgtctgctaaatgacttaaatgtaaatgtaaatgtaaatgtcattgtccatttggaagacccatttgcgaccaagctttaacttcctgactgatgtcttgagatgttgcttcaatatatccacatcatttttcttcctcatgatgccatctatttcgtGAAGTGCACCGGTCcattctgcagcaaagcaccgccacaacacaatgctgccacccccgtccttcacggttgggatggtgttcttcggcttgcaacctcccctttttcctctaaacataacgaaggtcattatggccaaaaggttccatttttgtttcatcggaccagcagacattccccatgtgcagttgcaaaccgctaAGGGGCCTTTTTATGGTAgtttaggagcagtggcttcttccttgctgagcggcctttcaggttatgtcgatataggacttgtttaactgtggatagatatacttttgtacctgtttcctccagcatcttcacaaggtcctttactgttgttctgggattgatttgcactttttgcaccaaagtacgttcatctctaggagacagaatgcgtctccttcctgagcagtatgacggctgtgtggtcccatggtgtttataattgcgtactattgtttgtacagatgaacgtggtaccttcaggcgtttggaaattggggaggcagggtagcctagtggttagagcgctggactagtaaccggaaggttgcaagttcaagcccccgaaccgacaaggtacaattctgtcgttctgcccctgaacaggcactgttcctagaccagttaaccgactgttcctaggccatcattgaaaataagaatttgttcttaactgacttgcctggttaaataaaggtaaaatttaaaaaaatgctcccaaggatgaaccagacttgtgtatGTCTacattttgtttctgaggtcttggctgatttcttttgattttcccatgatgtcatggaaagaggcagtgagtttgaaggtaggccttcaaatacatccacaggtacacctccaattgactcaaattatgtaaattagccaatcagaagcttctaaagccatgacatccttttctgtaattttccaagctgttgaagggcacagtcaacgtagtgtatgtagacttctcacccactggaattgtgatacagtgaatcataagtgaaataacatgtctgtaaacaattgttggaaaaattacttgtgtcatgcacaaagtggatgtcctaaTCGACCTGCCAACTGTATACTGTCTTCATCAGCagactactgtatatctctatatatatgctgtcttcatcagtagactactgtagtatatctctatatgtactgtcttcatcagtaaactactgtatatctctctatatatactgtcttcatcagcagactactgtatatctctctatatgtacagtatactgtacatcAGGACCTCTCCCCCAAAGACAATGTAGGATTCCATCCCCAATTGCAACATTTTCTGTCAAGACAGAACTGCTGAAGGGGGTGGCATTGTAATCTACTGTAGAGATAACCAGCAGAGTTCTGTGATGCTTTCCAGGTGCCCAAACAGTTAGAGCTTTTACCTtgtcatcctgccctgcctttctaaagtcttcgaaagccaagtcaacaaacaggtcactgaccatttccaatcccaccgtaccttctccgctgtgcaatctggcttccgagctggtcacgggtgcacctcagcctcgCTCAAGGctctaaacgatatcataacctccatcgataagaaacattactgtgcagccgtattcaacgacctggccaaggatttcgactctgtcaatcaccgcattcttatcgggcagactcaacagccttggtttctctaatgactgcctcgcctggttcaccaactacttctcagacagagttcagtgtgtcaaatcggaggtcctgttgtccggacctctggcagtctctatgggggtgctgttgtccggacctctggcagtctctatgggggtgctgttgtccggacctctggcagtctctatgggggtgctgttgtccggacatctggcagtctctatgggggtgctgttgtccggacctctggcagtctctatgggggtgctgttgtccggacctctggcagtctctatgggggtactgttgtccggacctctggcagtctctatgggggtgctgttgtccggacctctggcagtctctatgggggtgctgttgtccggacctctggaagtctctatgggggtgctgttgtccggacctctggcagtttctatgggggtgctgttgtccggacctctggcagtctctatgggggtgttgttgtccggacctctggcagtctctatgggtcgtgctgttgtccggacctctggcagtctctatgggggtgctgttgtccggacctctggcagtctctatgggggtgctgttgtccggacctctggcagtctctacgggggtgctgttgtccggacctctggcagtctctatgggggtgctgttgtccggacctctggcagtctctatgggggtgctgttgtcccggacctctggcagtctctatgggggtgctgttgtccggacctctggcagtctctatgggggtgctgttgtccggacctctggcagtctctatgggggtgctgttgtccggacctctggcagtctctatgggggtgctgttgtccggacctctggcagtttctatgggggtgctgttgtccggacctctggcagtctctatgggggtgctattgtccggacctctggcagtctctatgggggtgctgttgttcggacctctggcagtctctatgggggtgctgttgtccggacctctggcagtctctatgggggtgctgttgtccggacctctggcagtctctatggggatgccacaaggttcaattctcgggccgactctcttctctgtatacatcaatgacttcactgctggtgagtctctgatccacctctatgcagacgacaccattctgtatacttctggcccttctttggagactgtgctaacaaacctaaaaacaagcttcaatgccatacaacactccttccgtggcctcctactgctcttaaatgctagtaaaacgaaatgcatgctcttcaaccgatcgctgcccacacccacctgcccgtctagcatcactactctggacggttctgacttagagtacgtggacaactacaaattcctaggtgtctggctagactgtaaactctccatccagactcacattaagcatctccaatccaaagttacatctaaaattggcttcctatttctcaacaaagcctccttcactcatgctgccaaacataccctcgtaaaactgactatgctATCAATCCtggacttcggtgatgtcatttttaaaatagtctccaacactctatctatcacagtgccatccgttttgtcaccaaagccccatatactacctaccactgcGACCTGGATGCTCTCGTtggtctttgctaggtaaagcttcgCCTTATCTCTGCTCACAGGTCACCATTGCAacatccacccgtagcacgcgctccagcaggtatattgcactggtcatccccaaagccaacacctcctttggccgcctttccttccagttctccgctgccaatgactggaacgaattgcaaaaaatcactgaagttggagacttatatctccctcactaactttaaacatcagctgtcagagcagcttaccgatcgctgcagctgtacacagcccatctgtaaatagcccatccaaccaactacctacctcatccccattatgGTTTTTTGTTttcctgctcttttgcacaccagtattcctacttgcacatcctcaactgcacatatatcactccagtgtaaattgctaaattgtaatttacTTCgacactattggcctatttactgccttacctccttacttcatttgcacacactgtaaacagatctttctattgtgttattgactgtacgtttgtttatgtgtaactctgtgttgttgtcgttgttgttgtttatgtcacACTGCTTTTGCTTTACTCTGGCCAGgtatcgcagttgtaaatgagaacttggtctcaactggcctccctgtgAAATAAACATGTCATAAACAGTATCACACTATAGTTACGACATGGCACTGACAGAAATAGTGTCGTGAGAACACTGTCATGGAAACTGTTACCCAATGTAGCCACGTGTGTTTGAAAAAACACTTTTGGTCACTTGATGCCTAAATGTTTAACCTGGAGGAATAATGTGACTATTGTTATAACTGGGAATACACACGTGTGTATAACAGCAACGCGTCTTCACTGAAGCGTTGTACGGCACAATGTGTAACGTGTCAGTACCAGTGTCAGAGGTCGCAGGTCCTCCACAATGGATCATCCTGACACCATTCAGTGTGTCCCTGCGGCTtgggatgcagttcaatgcatagAAATACCATCTATGGACAGGGCTTGGAACTGGAGTTCTGAGTGGTAAAAACATGGTTACCCTTCCCAATGGTTTACCAGAGATAGATTCTATTTTTGACGGGTCATTACACTCTCAATGGTTTACCAGAGATAGATTCTATTTTTGATGGGTCATTACACTCCCAATGGTTTACCAGAGATAGATTCTATTTTTGACGGGTCATTACACTCCCAATGGTTTACCAGAGATAGATTCTATGTTTGATGGGTCATTACACTCCCAATGGTTTACCAGAGATAGATTCTATTTTTGATGGGTCATTACACTCCCAATGGTTTAACAGAGATAGAATCTAATGACCCATCAAAAATAGAATCTAATGACCCTGAACCATCAAAAATAGATTGATGGGTCATTTGATTCTATTTTTGATGGGTCATTACACTCCCAATGGTTTTCCAGAGATAGATTCTATTTTTGATGGGTCATTACACTCCCAATGGTTTACCAGAGATAGATTCTATTTTTGATGGGTCATTACACTCCCAATGGTTTACCAGAGATAGATTCTATTTTTGATGGGTCATTACACTCCCAATGGTTTACCAGAGATAGATTCTATTTTTGATGGGTCATTACACTCCCAATGGTTTACCAGAGATAGATTCTATTTTTGATGGGTCATTACACTCCCAATGGTTTACCAGAGATAGATTCTATTTTTGATGGGTCATTACACTCCCAATGGTTTACCAGAGATAGATTCTATTTTTGATGGGTCATCACACTCCCAATGGTTTACCAGAGAAAGATTCTATTTTTGATGAGTCATTACACTCCCAATGGTTTACCAGAGATAGATTCTATTTTTGATGGGTCATTACACTCCCAATGGTTTACCAGAGATAGATTATATTTTTGACGGGTCATTACACTCTCAATGGTTTACCAGAGATAGATTCTATTTTTGATGGGTCATTACACTCCCAATGGTTTACCAGAGATAGATTCTATTTTTGATGGGTCATTACACTCCCAATGGTTTACCAGAGATAGATTCTATTTTTGATGGGTCATTACACTCCCAATGGTTTACCAGAGATAGATTCTATTTTGATGGGTTATGTGTGAATGAGTCTGTATAGCGGATTGACATACTGTACCTGTTGTTTCCTTCACTAGACAAACACGTCTCATGATGGCAGAATCCTGTTAAAGACAGTCATCTTTGACAAGATCAAGAAGCACAAGAAGGTAAGGACTGACACAGAAGAAgacaggccacccctcagagcctggttcctctctaggtttctaatctccacctggtacagccagaagaggacaggccacccttcagagcctggttcctctctaggtttctaatctccacctggtacagccaggagaggacaggccacccctcagagcctggttcctctctaggtttctaatctccacctgttacagccaggagaggacaggcctcctctcagagcctggttcctctctaggtttctaatctctacctggtacagccaggagaggacaggccacccctcagagcctggtttctctctaggttccTGACTTGTAGGGACTTCTACCACTGTGCTTTTGCCTCTGCATAGCTTGCTCATCGGGGGTTTTACAccgggtttctgtaaagcactttgtgtgacatcggctgatgtgaaaagggctttataaaaaatacatttgattgattgatttattggtGCTCTGGGATCAGAGTCTGAGACGAATGACTGAAGAAGTTCCATCGTCACCATGTCCATCGCGCTCGACCTCGGCAGCGCATTTACTAAACACAACGTCcatcctcctgttctctcccatgtccagtaccaCGGCTGTGTCCTGCTCAAAATCATGGACTTTTATCGGGAAGTTCTCCAGAGACAAGACAGAAATTATCTTGACCTCAGGGGCCTGCTGGATGAATTGAAGGAATGCGTTCAAACAGTAAGTGTCTCAAACATTATaactgcctcccaaatggcaccctatttcctacatagtgcactacttttgaccagggtccatagggctctggttaaaagtagtgcactatatatgaaatagggtgccattttttggggggggggcacttcCTATGTGAATTGAATGACCCGTCTCTCTGTGACGGTAGAGACTAAAACATAGACAGGATTTCCTGTGGCCCTTTTTTTTGTGTTTCAGTGATTCTGTTACACTGCTCTGTAACCCAGCTAGTGTCTGTGTAGAAGACTCACACTAAATCTTTCAAAGCAATTTGTGACATCATCTGACAAAGTAcaagttttttttacattttttttaaatagatacGATTGTTTGATTGGCTGATTGTTTGATtggctgattgattgattgcagGGAAAGATCTGTGAAAAGCTATACCAGGAAGCTGCTGGGGAGCCAGTAAATGAGGTAAACACAGGACGGCACTGACAATCAAACACAAAAGCACGTTAAAACATGTTTCAACCGCAATTAA is part of the Oncorhynchus masou masou isolate Uvic2021 unplaced genomic scaffold, UVic_Omas_1.1 unplaced_scaffold_840, whole genome shotgun sequence genome and encodes:
- the LOC135537770 gene encoding uncharacterized protein LOC135537770, with translation MPSLSSVVQFSLLLVLLLAVMGQDCATSQVQSEARSRVCVKDKVSDCVDLTKMQELIQEVQKDFTNTSHDGRILLKTVIFDKIKKHKKYHGCVLLKIMDFYREVLQRQDRNYLDLRGLLDELKECVQTGKICEKLYQEAAGEPVNESKIEEDLELLSKDAAILQLQRLEGARKKVVELSERATLDKAMAELQRLEDYIQGRGLRRTSGSHRTARNNTHTHTHTQTHALP